The Fluviicola sp. genome contains a region encoding:
- a CDS encoding KilA-N domain-containing protein, whose amino-acid sequence MKNQKIEVQGTPITIYKSNSEDYISLTDMLKAKDGEFFISDWLRNRNTVEFLGVWESINNPTFNYGEFAIIKSQAGLNSYKISVKEWVEKTNAIGLKATAGRYGGTYAHIDIAFEFGMWISAEFKVYLIKEYKRLQTEENNRLNLDWSFQRMLAKVNYKIHTDAIKENLIPLELNKNQTSLIYATEADVLNMALFGMTAKQWRDSNPDVKGNIRDHATIQQLVVLSNLESINSMLIAQVMPQSERLIQLNRIAITQMKSLIENQSIKTLGNSK is encoded by the coding sequence ATGAAAAATCAAAAAATTGAAGTTCAGGGTACACCCATAACTATTTATAAAAGCAATTCGGAAGATTATATCTCATTAACCGATATGCTCAAAGCAAAGGATGGTGAGTTTTTCATTTCTGATTGGTTACGTAATAGAAATACAGTTGAGTTTTTGGGTGTTTGGGAATCGATAAATAATCCAACTTTTAATTATGGCGAATTCGCCATAATTAAAAGTCAGGCCGGTTTAAACAGCTATAAAATCAGTGTGAAAGAATGGGTTGAGAAAACAAATGCTATTGGATTAAAAGCAACTGCAGGCAGATACGGAGGAACTTATGCTCATATAGATATAGCATTTGAATTTGGTATGTGGATCAGCGCCGAGTTTAAGGTATACTTAATTAAGGAATATAAACGTTTACAAACAGAGGAAAACAATCGTCTAAATCTGGATTGGAGTTTTCAACGAATGTTGGCAAAGGTCAATTACAAGATCCATACGGATGCTATCAAGGAAAACCTCATCCCATTGGAATTAAACAAGAATCAAACTTCCCTAATCTATGCAACTGAAGCAGATGTATTGAATATGGCGCTTTTTGGGATGACCGCCAAACAATGGCGGGATTCAAATCCGGATGTAAAAGGAAATATCAGGGATCACGCTACCATTCAGCAATTAGTTGTCCTTTCTAATCTCGAAAGTATCAATTCCATGCTTATTGCTCAGGTTATGCCACAAAGTGAAAGATTGATTCAGCTGAACAGAATCGCTATCACGCAAATGAAATCGCTGATTGAAAATCAAAGCATAAAAACCCTTGGGAATAGCAAATAA
- a CDS encoding OmpA family protein has translation MFRYFTLTILAVIFSITATYSQDTASVYFKVGSHKLSDWSQKVLQKTFADLDYTDLEHIAFIGYSDSTGKIDSNQKLSERRAKAVLKFSERFMESKIPTDIQSKGEIPRIVDSLSRRVDVVFHYRSSDDWDQNQNKDTLVIVPKDPRCFFIDEHIEAFGHVTVRTHKKKQVVYLELLNEKEFSQRKYYYVKNPSKSTAVAQRVNFKLETTGMLWWREKRLTATIPLDSYKQYGLFYLEEPPCNGCKEQLFKKDTVVFTKTAILNDYFIMSVTQFKSKFFRPNVVKVRAPKEYILEGTSYYAVKDYGYEIKNEQLEWKEKRGKKKEDYLFSEIHMKGVRMASIARPQRMSYCPDKNTWPDRTGGGYYSWGCGNYGGRLSFPGSMTFLAGIHAFYHNDTVTAFVSVGLGYELGRNELALNIGLNHHPGLYYSAHYHVNFLDFTTMTNRMLDPWQKLNNSQFTTRIKGYVGPEFRSSYNQKYRSFSELNLHLGFSVAWQNGLNYYVQGGIARDLSGRINNGFYPYIQAGLRFMIKL, from the coding sequence ATGTTCCGTTATTTTACCTTGACAATACTGGCTGTTATTTTCAGCATCACCGCTACCTATTCGCAGGATACGGCTTCCGTTTATTTTAAAGTGGGAAGCCACAAACTATCTGACTGGTCCCAAAAAGTCCTTCAAAAAACGTTTGCAGACCTGGATTATACGGATCTGGAGCACATTGCCTTTATCGGTTATTCGGATAGTACCGGGAAGATTGATTCCAATCAGAAATTGTCTGAAAGAAGGGCAAAAGCCGTTTTAAAATTCAGCGAACGGTTCATGGAAAGCAAAATTCCCACGGATATTCAATCGAAAGGAGAAATACCACGGATTGTAGACAGCCTGAGCCGTCGTGTAGATGTGGTTTTCCATTACCGCTCTTCGGATGATTGGGATCAAAATCAAAACAAGGACACGCTGGTAATCGTACCGAAAGACCCGCGCTGTTTTTTTATCGATGAACACATAGAGGCTTTTGGCCATGTCACGGTCAGAACACATAAGAAAAAACAGGTTGTTTACCTGGAATTACTGAATGAAAAAGAATTCTCACAACGGAAATATTACTATGTAAAGAACCCTTCCAAATCCACTGCGGTTGCCCAGCGCGTGAACTTTAAGTTGGAAACGACGGGAATGCTTTGGTGGCGCGAAAAGCGTCTTACCGCAACCATTCCACTGGATAGTTATAAGCAATACGGGTTGTTTTACCTGGAAGAGCCTCCATGCAACGGCTGCAAGGAACAATTGTTCAAAAAGGATACGGTTGTTTTTACAAAAACAGCGATTCTGAATGATTATTTCATCATGAGTGTTACACAGTTCAAAAGCAAATTCTTTCGTCCGAATGTTGTGAAAGTCCGGGCACCGAAGGAGTACATTCTCGAAGGAACGTCGTATTACGCAGTTAAAGATTACGGGTATGAAATCAAGAACGAACAATTGGAATGGAAAGAAAAGCGCGGGAAGAAGAAAGAGGATTACCTGTTTTCGGAAATTCACATGAAAGGTGTTCGAATGGCTTCCATCGCCCGCCCGCAGCGAATGTCTTACTGCCCGGATAAAAATACCTGGCCGGATAGGACTGGCGGTGGTTATTATTCCTGGGGTTGCGGCAATTATGGAGGACGGCTTTCTTTTCCCGGTTCTATGACTTTTTTAGCGGGAATACATGCCTTTTACCACAACGATACCGTTACAGCGTTTGTTTCTGTAGGATTGGGCTATGAATTGGGGCGGAATGAACTTGCCTTAAACATCGGCCTTAATCATCATCCGGGATTGTATTATTCGGCACATTATCACGTGAATTTTCTGGATTTCACCACGATGACCAACCGCATGCTGGACCCGTGGCAAAAATTGAATAACAGTCAGTTCACCACACGGATTAAAGGATATGTCGGGCCGGAATTTCGATCCAGTTATAACCAAAAATACCGCTCTTTTTCCGAACTGAACCTGCATCTTGGTTTTTCAGTGGCGTGGCAAAACGGGTTGAATTATTATGTCCAGGGAGGAATTGCCCGCGATTTATCGGGCCGGATCAATAATGGGTTTTATCCTTACATCCAGGCGGGGTTGCGGTTTATGATTAAACTTTGA
- a CDS encoding histidine kinase, which translates to MYRFILSFSIGFVCLLGISKTALAGNADESSYRKAYLTEKNGTKKFWRQVALGKYYQLNNVQKADSIRYAIIDASRVESDSAKLQALIFDLRVEALLGNKTAYYAKILQLQPYLSRTDSKLNQVHIFHLLAEYHIAFREFEQADIYLTEALRFSKRVRSYALIAETNRLLAKLNMEQNKRDASLEFAEMSIQYARRSTDKSLMAKCVNMQSAIYNFFGQVELSVSKNFIALQLAKQANDYPQIAQYQREIGESQYQIFNFDNANNFFMQSRETALKIQDYRLAGLADTDIGLVKLAKKEYEEAIADLKRVVHTLQAYNDQDGLGLAHKYLGNAFNEQKKYDEALRYYNMALVYFESASNRSEIASVYHLVGTVFAEQGKYKNALNYLNRSIDIRSQYGYIGGIYPSYKEIADVYKKTGNMKLAYEYLDMYSDYSDSARIVEVSAKIAELSELYRSEQRERLIAIQADSIELQRKEKENTELRNIFQMYIIIGFIILLALGAFIIYNRWKQRNIRQLQREAEMNQTLLRSQMNPHFVFNAMSVIQSYIYENDTKNSTKFLINFSKLMRLILENSSKEFIPLTTEIDILNKYLETQKLRFGDRFEYEVSVNQQLLDEETVIPPMITQPFIENAIEHGQLHTIEGGFIHVRFTKDEEMLHVMIEDNGIGRKGSKNNKKSAEHKSMAMKITQDRINNLSYKYKILGRMEMEDYDKELETGTLVNIYLPYRTDGANG; encoded by the coding sequence ATGTATCGCTTCATTCTGTCCTTTTCAATCGGGTTTGTTTGTCTTCTTGGCATTTCAAAGACGGCCCTTGCAGGTAATGCGGATGAATCGAGCTACCGGAAAGCCTACCTGACGGAAAAAAACGGAACCAAGAAATTCTGGCGCCAGGTAGCCCTGGGTAAATACTACCAGTTAAACAACGTTCAAAAGGCCGATTCCATTCGCTATGCGATCATCGATGCGAGCCGTGTGGAATCTGATTCTGCCAAATTACAGGCATTGATCTTCGACCTTCGGGTGGAAGCCCTGCTGGGGAATAAAACGGCATACTATGCTAAAATTCTCCAGTTACAACCCTATTTGTCGCGCACGGATTCCAAGTTGAACCAGGTTCATATTTTTCATTTACTGGCAGAATACCACATTGCTTTTCGTGAGTTTGAGCAGGCAGATATTTACCTGACGGAAGCGCTCCGTTTTTCAAAACGGGTGAGAAGTTATGCACTGATTGCAGAAACGAACCGCTTGCTGGCGAAACTGAATATGGAGCAGAACAAACGCGATGCTTCCCTGGAATTCGCTGAAATGTCCATTCAATATGCGCGCCGCTCAACCGATAAATCCCTGATGGCGAAATGCGTGAACATGCAGTCGGCTATCTACAATTTCTTCGGGCAGGTCGAATTATCCGTTTCCAAGAACTTCATTGCACTTCAATTGGCCAAGCAGGCAAACGATTATCCGCAGATTGCCCAATACCAGCGTGAGATCGGGGAATCTCAGTACCAGATCTTCAACTTCGACAACGCCAACAATTTCTTCATGCAATCGCGTGAAACGGCTTTAAAAATCCAGGATTACCGCCTGGCCGGATTAGCCGATACAGACATCGGTTTGGTGAAACTGGCCAAAAAAGAATACGAAGAAGCCATTGCAGACCTTAAAAGGGTCGTTCACACGCTTCAGGCTTACAACGACCAGGACGGATTGGGACTGGCGCATAAGTACCTGGGAAATGCATTTAACGAACAAAAGAAGTATGACGAAGCATTGCGCTACTACAACATGGCGCTGGTTTACTTTGAGTCCGCATCCAATCGTTCAGAAATTGCTTCTGTGTACCACCTGGTCGGGACCGTTTTTGCCGAACAGGGAAAGTATAAGAACGCCCTGAATTACCTGAACCGGTCCATTGATATCCGTTCGCAGTACGGTTACATCGGGGGAATTTATCCTTCCTACAAGGAAATTGCAGACGTTTACAAGAAGACCGGCAACATGAAACTGGCCTACGAATACCTGGACATGTACTCGGATTATTCGGACAGTGCGCGGATTGTGGAAGTAAGCGCGAAAATTGCCGAATTATCGGAATTGTACCGTTCCGAACAGCGTGAACGTTTGATTGCCATTCAGGCAGATTCCATTGAATTGCAGCGAAAGGAAAAGGAAAACACCGAATTGCGGAATATCTTCCAGATGTACATCATCATCGGGTTCATCATCTTGCTGGCCCTGGGAGCGTTTATCATTTACAACCGCTGGAAACAGCGAAACATCCGTCAGTTGCAGCGCGAAGCAGAAATGAACCAGACCCTGCTGCGTTCACAAATGAACCCGCATTTCGTCTTCAATGCGATGTCTGTGATTCAGAGTTACATTTACGAGAACGATACCAAAAACTCCACGAAATTCCTGATCAATTTCTCCAAACTCATGCGGCTGATCCTGGAAAATTCCTCCAAGGAGTTTATTCCGCTGACAACCGAGATCGACATTTTGAACAAGTACCTGGAAACACAAAAATTGCGTTTCGGAGACCGCTTTGAGTACGAAGTCAGCGTGAACCAGCAATTACTGGATGAAGAAACCGTGATTCCACCGATGATTACACAGCCCTTTATTGAGAATGCTATCGAGCACGGACAGCTGCATACGATCGAAGGAGGATTTATCCACGTACGCTTTACCAAAGACGAGGAAATGCTCCACGTGATGATCGAGGACAACGGGATCGGCAGAAAAGGGTCGAAAAACAATAAGAAAAGCGCCGAACACAAAAGTATGGCGATGAAAATCACTCAGGACCGCATCAACAACCTGAGTTATAAGTACAAAATCCTTGGTCGCATGGAAATGGAAGATTACGACAAGGAACTGGAAACCGGAACGCTGGTGAATATCTATTTGCCGTATAGAACGGATGGAGCGAACGGATGA
- the lepA gene encoding translation elongation factor 4, with protein sequence MKHIRNFCIIAHIDHGKSTLADRLLQTTGTISDREMQAQALDDMDLERERGITIKSHAIQMNYKFEGQEYVLNLIDTPGHVDFSYEVSRSIAACEGALLIVDASQGIEAQTISNLYLALEHDLEIIPILNKMDLPGAMPEEVTDQIVDLIGCDPSDVIPASGKTGLGVEDILRAIIERIPAPTGDENAPLQAMIFDSVFNSFRGIIAYYRVKNGVIKKGDKVRFLNTGKDYNADEVGILKMDLSPKNEVRAGDVGYIISGIKTAKEVKVGDTITLASNPTTEAIKGFEDVKPMVFAGIYPVETDEYEELRYSMEKLQLNDSSLVFEPESSAALGFGFRCGFLGMLHMEIIQERLEREFNMTVITTVPNVSYYCYTTKNPDDRFTVNNPSELPDPSTIDRIEEPYIKAQVITKSEYIGQIMTLCIEKRGELRNQVYLTQDRVELTFEMPLAEIVFDFYDRLKSVSRGYASFDYHPIGYKESDLIRMDMLLNGEQLDALSALVHRSNAYDLGKKICVKLKELIPRQQFEIPIQAAIGAKIIARETIKALRKDVTAKCYGGDISRKRKLLEKQKEGKKRMRQVGKVEVPQEAFMAVLKLND encoded by the coding sequence ATGAAGCATATCCGCAATTTTTGTATTATCGCGCACATCGATCATGGTAAGAGTACTTTAGCAGATCGTTTGTTGCAAACAACAGGGACTATTTCAGATCGTGAAATGCAGGCTCAGGCACTCGACGATATGGACCTGGAACGTGAACGCGGTATTACCATTAAATCGCACGCCATTCAAATGAATTATAAGTTTGAAGGGCAGGAATATGTTTTGAACCTGATCGACACACCCGGACACGTGGATTTCTCTTACGAGGTTTCCCGTTCCATTGCGGCGTGTGAAGGAGCTTTACTGATCGTAGATGCTTCCCAGGGAATTGAAGCACAAACTATTTCCAACCTGTACCTGGCTTTGGAGCACGATTTGGAGATTATCCCGATCCTGAATAAAATGGACCTTCCGGGTGCCATGCCGGAAGAAGTAACGGACCAAATTGTTGATCTGATCGGTTGTGACCCAAGTGATGTTATCCCTGCTTCGGGGAAAACCGGTTTGGGTGTAGAAGATATTTTAAGAGCTATTATCGAGCGCATTCCTGCCCCGACAGGAGACGAGAATGCACCGCTTCAGGCCATGATCTTTGACTCGGTTTTCAATTCATTCCGGGGAATCATTGCTTACTACCGCGTGAAAAACGGGGTGATCAAAAAAGGAGATAAAGTACGTTTCCTGAATACCGGGAAGGATTACAATGCAGATGAAGTCGGCATCCTGAAAATGGACCTGAGCCCGAAAAATGAAGTTCGTGCGGGTGATGTGGGATACATCATTTCAGGGATCAAGACTGCCAAAGAAGTAAAAGTAGGAGATACGATTACGCTGGCATCCAATCCGACTACGGAAGCTATCAAAGGATTTGAGGACGTTAAACCGATGGTATTTGCCGGAATCTACCCGGTAGAAACAGACGAATACGAAGAATTGCGCTATTCCATGGAGAAATTACAGTTGAACGATTCCTCGCTGGTTTTCGAACCGGAATCTTCCGCTGCACTTGGTTTCGGTTTCCGTTGCGGATTCCTGGGAATGCTGCACATGGAAATCATCCAGGAACGTTTGGAGCGCGAGTTCAATATGACCGTGATTACAACGGTACCGAACGTATCGTACTACTGTTACACAACTAAAAATCCGGATGACCGCTTTACGGTGAATAACCCGTCCGAATTGCCGGACCCGTCTACGATTGACCGCATTGAAGAACCATATATTAAAGCGCAGGTAATCACGAAAAGCGAATACATCGGTCAGATCATGACGTTGTGTATTGAAAAACGCGGTGAATTGAGAAACCAGGTTTATTTGACACAGGACCGCGTTGAATTAACGTTCGAAATGCCTTTGGCAGAAATCGTATTTGACTTCTACGACCGTTTGAAATCTGTTTCCCGCGGTTATGCCTCTTTCGATTACCACCCGATCGGTTATAAGGAATCTGATTTGATCCGCATGGACATGTTGCTGAACGGAGAACAGCTGGATGCACTTTCTGCATTGGTTCACCGTAGCAATGCTTACGACCTTGGGAAGAAAATCTGTGTGAAGCTGAAGGAACTGATCCCAAGACAGCAATTCGAAATTCCGATCCAGGCAGCTATCGGTGCGAAAATCATCGCACGTGAAACGATCAAGGCTTTGCGTAAGGATGTAACTGCAAAATGTTACGGTGGTGATATTTCCCGTAAGCGTAAATTATTGGAAAAACAGAAAGAAGGAAAGAAACGCATGCGCCAGGTAGGAAAAGTTGAAGTTCCGCAGGAAGCATTCATGGCGGTATTGAAATTGAATGATTAA
- a CDS encoding LytTR family DNA-binding domain-containing protein, with the protein MKKVLIIDDEQRTRELIAKMIESFDLDIQTFPVGENVQSGLAAIKEIEPDLVFLDIQMPDGTGFDLLKSLPEKNFEVIFITAHEEFAIKAIKFSALDYILKPVDPEELKAALERALESMKEADARQEPQFEALQNNIQPNQKRRLVLKTQESVHVVDLDHIIRCEADRNYTSFFLTEGKKILVSRTLKDYETLLSGHNFLRVQQSHLINLNFVDRYDKGNGGAVVMKDGSEVPLSPAKRDIFFQILESL; encoded by the coding sequence ATGAAAAAAGTATTAATCATTGATGATGAGCAGCGAACGCGTGAATTGATCGCTAAAATGATCGAATCATTTGACCTGGATATTCAAACATTCCCGGTTGGCGAGAACGTACAATCTGGATTAGCTGCCATCAAAGAAATTGAACCGGATTTGGTATTTCTTGACATTCAGATGCCGGACGGTACGGGGTTTGATTTACTGAAATCATTACCGGAAAAAAACTTCGAAGTCATATTCATTACAGCGCATGAAGAATTCGCTATCAAAGCCATCAAGTTCTCGGCGCTCGATTATATCCTGAAGCCGGTCGACCCGGAAGAATTGAAAGCCGCGCTGGAGCGTGCCCTTGAATCAATGAAAGAAGCAGATGCCAGACAGGAACCGCAGTTTGAAGCTTTACAAAACAACATCCAGCCGAATCAAAAACGCAGATTGGTACTGAAAACACAGGAAAGTGTTCACGTAGTAGACCTGGACCACATTATCCGTTGCGAGGCAGACCGGAATTACACCTCTTTCTTCCTGACGGAGGGAAAGAAAATTTTGGTTTCCAGAACACTGAAAGATTACGAAACATTGTTGTCCGGACACAACTTTTTGCGTGTGCAGCAATCGCATTTGATCAACCTCAATTTTGTGGATCGTTACGACAAGGGAAACGGTGGTGCAGTGGTCATGAAAGACGGATCGGAGGTACCTTTATCACCTGCAAAACGCGATATTTTCTTCCAGATCCTGGAAAGCTTATAA